The following are encoded in a window of Ruminiclostridium herbifermentans genomic DNA:
- the purN gene encoding phosphoribosylglycinamide formyltransferase: MLNIGVLVSGGGSNLQAIIDKIESGYIKNVRIVTVVSSKEGVYALQRAKEHGISNTFIARKSFSNIDEYDEALIKHFTEHKVDLVVMAGFLSILGERFNKFFEKRVINVHPSLIPAFCGKGFYGIIPHQHVIESGVKVTGATVHFVELEADTGPIILQKAVYVEDNDTPETLQKRVMEQAEWEILPEAIKLYAENRLVVDGKRVKII, encoded by the coding sequence ATGTTAAATATAGGTGTATTGGTATCAGGCGGGGGCTCAAATCTTCAGGCTATAATTGACAAGATTGAAAGCGGATATATAAAAAATGTGAGAATAGTTACTGTTGTATCCAGTAAAGAAGGAGTGTATGCACTTCAAAGAGCTAAGGAACATGGCATTAGTAATACATTTATAGCTAGAAAGTCTTTCAGCAATATAGATGAGTATGATGAAGCACTAATAAAGCATTTTACTGAGCATAAGGTTGATTTGGTAGTTATGGCTGGATTTCTTTCAATTTTAGGAGAAAGATTCAATAAGTTTTTTGAAAAAAGAGTTATAAATGTACATCCGTCACTAATTCCTGCTTTTTGCGGCAAGGGTTTCTATGGAATAATTCCACATCAGCATGTTATAGAGTCAGGTGTAAAGGTGACAGGTGCAACTGTGCATTTTGTTGAATTAGAAGCAGATACTGGACCAATTATACTTCAAAAGGCAGTTTATGTAGAAGATAATGACACGCCTGAAACACTTCAAAAACGTGTTATGGAGCAGGCTGAGTGGGAGATATTACCAGAAGCCATAAAGCTATATGCTGAAAACAGATTAGTTGTTGATGGTAAGAGAGTTAAAATAATATAA
- a CDS encoding peptidoglycan-binding protein, whose amino-acid sequence MNIHKIKNFTQGFIQKMKKLITNHPLKLKHIVISCSGVAVLAITILYATTFSPLLKDSGSNINTADNIISQSSTEDSSAEDSLYAAQDGGQAETSYSNDTNSSINSITSRGMKSSLDPSRGDIVKLGDKDIIVNTIQKKLMELYYIELDEPTEIYSETIKGAVEKFQAKNKLEVTGEVDSKTYELLFSDKAKEYTVFLGAEGIDVEHIQERLYELGYLSKVTKYFGTETEAAVKEFQKRNGLYDDGNVGALTRETLYSAEAVPLSYYLGDENDEIMKYQEKLYQLGYLTTKPDGKYGNDTVAAVKILQESNGLIADGYIGPATKELLTSGNVAENALKIGDSGDAVSNIQKYLKKLGYLNSVTGYFGSDTHEAVLNFQKRNGLSADGKAGAQTISKLLSSDAKSWNGTKGSSGSNNNKSGGSKGSKNSNSNNQDYFDNSGSPSVSNLIAIAKSKLGAKYVYGAKGPSTFDCSGFVYWVLNKSGVKQSYMTSYGWSRNTKYKKITNMSDIKKGDIIAFNGHVGIALGGNQMIDASSGSGKVRITNITSSYWTRNFKCAFRIF is encoded by the coding sequence ATGAACATACATAAAATTAAAAATTTTACTCAAGGTTTTATTCAAAAAATGAAAAAATTAATAACAAACCATCCCTTAAAGCTTAAGCATATAGTAATTTCCTGTTCAGGTGTTGCTGTTTTAGCAATTACAATACTATATGCAACTACATTCTCACCATTATTAAAGGATTCTGGTTCAAATATCAACACTGCTGATAATATAATTTCTCAAAGTTCTACTGAAGACTCTTCAGCTGAAGACTCTCTATACGCTGCACAAGATGGTGGACAAGCTGAAACCTCATATTCAAATGATACAAACAGTTCTATTAATTCAATAACCTCTCGTGGTATGAAGAGTTCTCTAGATCCATCAAGAGGTGATATCGTTAAGTTAGGTGATAAGGATATTATTGTCAACACCATACAGAAAAAACTAATGGAACTTTATTACATAGAACTAGATGAGCCAACAGAAATATACAGCGAAACCATAAAAGGTGCTGTGGAGAAATTTCAAGCAAAAAATAAATTAGAAGTCACTGGTGAAGTTGATTCAAAAACCTATGAACTATTGTTTTCAGATAAAGCAAAAGAATATACTGTTTTTTTAGGTGCTGAAGGAATAGATGTTGAGCATATCCAAGAAAGGCTTTATGAATTAGGTTATTTATCAAAGGTAACTAAATATTTTGGAACTGAAACTGAGGCAGCGGTAAAAGAATTCCAAAAAAGAAACGGTCTATATGATGATGGTAATGTAGGTGCTCTAACAAGAGAAACCCTATATTCGGCTGAAGCTGTTCCACTTTCATATTATTTGGGTGATGAAAATGATGAGATAATGAAATACCAAGAAAAGCTGTACCAACTTGGTTATCTTACCACTAAACCTGACGGTAAATATGGAAATGATACTGTCGCTGCTGTTAAAATTTTGCAAGAATCTAACGGTTTAATAGCAGATGGCTATATTGGTCCAGCAACCAAAGAGTTGTTAACATCAGGAAATGTTGCTGAAAATGCACTTAAAATCGGAGATAGTGGAGATGCTGTTTCCAATATTCAAAAGTATTTAAAAAAACTTGGTTATTTAAATAGTGTAACTGGATATTTTGGTTCCGACACCCATGAGGCGGTACTAAACTTCCAAAAACGTAACGGTCTTTCAGCAGATGGAAAAGCAGGAGCTCAAACAATAAGCAAGCTTTTATCATCAGATGCTAAGAGTTGGAATGGCACTAAAGGAAGCAGCGGCTCAAATAATAATAAATCTGGCGGAAGCAAAGGTTCAAAAAATAGCAATTCAAACAATCAGGATTATTTCGATAACTCAGGCAGCCCAAGTGTATCTAATTTAATAGCAATTGCAAAGTCAAAGCTGGGTGCAAAATATGTTTACGGTGCTAAGGGACCTTCTACCTTTGATTGCTCAGGCTTTGTATATTGGGTATTAAATAAGTCAGGTGTCAAACAGAGTTATATGACTTCATATGGTTGGAGCAGAAACACTAAGTATAAAAAAATTACAAATATGAGCGACATTAAAAAAGGAGATATTATTGCATTTAATGGACATGTTGGTATTGCTCTTGGAGGAAATCAAATGATTGATGCTTCCTCAGGTTCTGGAAAAGTTCGTATTACCAATATAACTTCCTCATACTGGACAAGGAATTTCAAATGTGCTTTTAGAATATTTTAG
- the purE gene encoding 5-(carboxyamino)imidazole ribonucleotide mutase — MCISKDAKVAVVMGSDSDLSVMKNCIKVLKDFEIDYEVMVCSAHRTPDKAAAFATNAHNNGIDVIIAAAGKAAHLAGVLAAHTPVPVIGVPIKSSTMDGLDSLLSTVQMPSGIPVATVAIDGAENAALLAVQILSIAYHELRHKMIDYKKSLAEKVEKKNIELQNKLSEI, encoded by the coding sequence ATGTGTATTTCAAAGGACGCTAAAGTAGCAGTTGTTATGGGAAGTGATTCAGATCTTTCAGTAATGAAAAATTGTATAAAAGTTCTCAAAGATTTTGAAATTGATTATGAAGTAATGGTTTGTTCTGCGCATAGAACACCAGATAAAGCAGCAGCTTTTGCAACTAATGCACATAATAATGGTATAGATGTTATTATAGCAGCTGCAGGTAAAGCTGCTCATTTAGCTGGCGTATTAGCAGCACATACACCTGTTCCAGTAATCGGAGTTCCAATAAAGTCATCAACAATGGATGGTTTAGATTCATTGCTTTCAACAGTTCAGATGCCTTCTGGTATACCAGTTGCCACAGTTGCTATTGATGGAGCAGAAAATGCAGCGTTATTAGCAGTACAGATTCTTTCTATTGCTTATCATGAGTTAAGACATAAGATGATTGATTATAAAAAATCCCTTGCAGAAAAGGTTGAAAAGAAAAATATAGAATTACAGAATAAATTGTCAGAAATATAA
- a CDS encoding AEC family transporter: MNEIAIIVKQIIILTLLGITGFVAAKRNILPEESQKHISALIIKITTPFLIFTTMGSYSFTRDTLKNGVYIFAFGIVFILIAGLISLAPCKVMGIKDKARNIYIAQSMFGNVIFMAYPLLEAMYGKTGILYAIFYNLSNDAILWTLGVYLFNKHNSNSWKENLSHLINPNTLAFVGGIILIALKSYFRIGEISVYNAVWDVFYTTFNGLGKTTIYISMIFIGMLLANTKISGVKDVLSRTRYLVLSIFKLLIVPAIAIVFFRLTNNYFDKFVKIIVVLQLAMPSSTVVSALALQYDSDYNAATESIFVSTILSIFTLPIIVYLLV, translated from the coding sequence ATGAATGAAATAGCGATAATAGTTAAGCAAATAATTATACTTACTTTACTTGGAATAACAGGTTTTGTAGCTGCAAAAAGAAATATTTTACCTGAGGAATCACAGAAGCATATATCAGCTCTTATTATAAAAATAACTACGCCATTTTTAATTTTCACAACTATGGGGAGTTATTCCTTTACTAGGGATACATTAAAAAATGGCGTTTATATATTTGCTTTTGGTATTGTCTTTATTCTTATTGCAGGGCTGATATCCTTAGCGCCTTGCAAAGTAATGGGCATAAAAGATAAAGCAAGAAATATTTATATAGCTCAGTCAATGTTCGGAAATGTTATTTTTATGGCATACCCTCTGCTTGAAGCAATGTACGGGAAAACAGGCATTTTGTACGCTATATTTTATAATTTATCTAATGATGCAATACTGTGGACTTTAGGCGTTTATCTCTTTAATAAGCATAATTCTAACAGCTGGAAAGAAAATCTTTCCCACTTAATTAATCCAAATACGTTAGCATTTGTAGGAGGAATAATACTAATAGCACTAAAATCTTACTTTAGAATAGGTGAAATTTCGGTTTACAATGCAGTTTGGGATGTTTTTTATACCACATTTAATGGTTTGGGAAAAACAACAATATATATTTCAATGATTTTTATAGGAATGCTGCTTGCAAATACCAAAATAAGCGGAGTGAAGGATGTATTATCTCGAACAAGATATCTGGTTCTTTCTATATTTAAACTATTGATTGTTCCAGCGATAGCTATAGTATTTTTCAGATTGACAAATAATTATTTTGACAAGTTCGTTAAAATAATTGTAGTGCTGCAATTGGCAATGCCTTCATCTACAGTGGTTTCGGCTCTAGCTCTGCAATATGATTCTGATTATAACGCTGCCACAGAAAGCATATTTGTTTCTACCATATTATCAATATTTACATTACCAATTATAGTATATTTACTTGTGTAG
- the purH gene encoding bifunctional phosphoribosylaminoimidazolecarboxamide formyltransferase/IMP cyclohydrolase yields the protein MIKRALISVSDKTGIIEFASALAAKGVEIISTGGTEKALSAAGLKVINISDVTGFPECLDGRVKTLHPKVHAGILAMRSNEEHMKQIKDLGVETIDLVVINLYPFKQTILKGDVELEEAIENIDIGGPTMIRAAAKNYQDVVVIVDPADYEKVLAEIDETGEVSSKTKFRLAYKVFEHTSHYDTLIAKYLRDTLGDIDYPETLSLTFEKVQDMRYGENPHQSAVFYKEVGANRGFLPSAVQLHGKELSFNNINDTNGALMLLKEFEEPTVVAVKHTNPCGVGSADNIYDAYIRAYESDPTSIFGGIIAANREIDKKTAEEINKIFIEIVIAPSFSDEAFAVLSQKKNIRLLKLEGIEEKAAADTLDMKKVAGGLLVQKNDDVLFNEEDVKCVTNAQPTKEQLEDLKFAMKVVKHTKSNAIVVAKNKSTLGVGPGQTNRVLSAKVAIDYAGERSVGAVMASDAFFPFPDCVEVAAAAGIKAIIQPGGSIKDQDSIDACNKYGIAMVFTGMRHFKH from the coding sequence ATGATTAAGCGTGCATTGATAAGTGTTTCAGACAAAACAGGCATAATAGAGTTTGCTTCTGCACTAGCTGCAAAGGGAGTAGAAATAATATCTACAGGTGGAACAGAAAAGGCTCTGTCAGCAGCTGGATTAAAGGTAATAAATATATCTGATGTTACAGGATTTCCAGAATGCCTTGATGGAAGAGTAAAAACTTTACACCCAAAGGTACATGCAGGAATATTAGCGATGAGAAGCAATGAAGAGCATATGAAACAAATAAAAGATTTAGGCGTAGAAACTATTGATTTGGTAGTAATTAATCTCTATCCATTCAAGCAGACAATTCTTAAAGGCGATGTAGAACTGGAAGAAGCAATTGAAAACATAGATATCGGCGGACCAACAATGATTAGAGCAGCTGCTAAAAACTATCAAGATGTTGTAGTAATAGTTGACCCTGCTGATTATGAAAAAGTACTTGCTGAAATAGATGAAACAGGAGAAGTTAGTTCAAAAACTAAGTTTAGACTTGCATACAAGGTATTTGAACACACAAGTCATTACGATACATTAATAGCAAAATATCTAAGAGATACTCTTGGAGATATAGATTACCCAGAAACTCTTTCTCTTACTTTTGAAAAAGTTCAAGATATGCGTTATGGAGAAAATCCTCACCAAAGTGCTGTTTTCTATAAAGAGGTTGGAGCTAATAGAGGATTTTTACCAAGTGCAGTTCAATTACATGGTAAAGAATTATCCTTTAATAATATAAATGATACAAATGGAGCACTCATGCTTCTTAAGGAGTTTGAAGAGCCAACAGTAGTTGCTGTAAAGCACACAAATCCATGTGGAGTTGGAAGTGCAGACAATATTTATGATGCTTACATAAGAGCTTATGAATCAGATCCTACTTCTATTTTTGGTGGAATAATTGCAGCAAATAGAGAAATTGATAAAAAGACAGCAGAGGAAATAAACAAAATATTTATTGAAATAGTTATAGCACCTTCATTCTCAGATGAGGCATTTGCTGTGCTATCACAAAAGAAAAACATCAGATTGTTAAAACTTGAAGGAATTGAAGAAAAGGCTGCAGCCGATACTCTAGATATGAAAAAGGTTGCTGGCGGTCTGCTAGTTCAGAAAAATGATGATGTTCTATTTAATGAAGAGGATGTTAAATGTGTAACAAATGCACAGCCAACCAAAGAGCAGCTAGAGGATTTGAAATTTGCTATGAAGGTTGTTAAGCATACAAAATCAAATGCTATAGTTGTTGCAAAGAATAAGAGTACTTTAGGTGTTGGACCTGGACAAACAAATAGAGTATTGTCTGCAAAAGTAGCTATTGATTATGCAGGAGAGAGATCAGTGGGAGCTGTTATGGCTTCAGATGCATTCTTCCCATTCCCAGATTGTGTTGAAGTTGCAGCTGCTGCAGGCATTAAGGCAATTATACAGCCAGGTGGATCAATAAAGGATCAGGATTCCATTGATGCATGTAACAAGTATGGAATCGCTATGGTATTCACAGGAATGAGACATTTTAAACACTAA
- a CDS encoding MFS transporter, producing the protein MATLLLIIIYMAFISLGLPDSMLGAAWPAMRIDLAMPMAGAGLISMIISGGTIVSSMLCGKLLNKLGTAKLVTISVFMTAIALFGFAFNKNYIWLCIMGIPLGLGAGSVDSALNNFVALHYSARHMSWLHCFWGIGATTGPIIMSASIAKNGLWQKGYFTVAVIQISLVGILVLSLPLWKRFQSSSGEENTIQNSEQNVFKIRGVGYSLLSFFFYCAIETTTGLWGASYLVNTKGVSADVAAGWISIYYFGITIGRFINGFVTTKLSNNALIRVGQIIIGLGALLLLGFNNSYISLIGFILIGTGCAPIFPSMLHETPVRFGKNNSSRLMGLQMAFAYMGTTFIPPILGLLLGVIDIWFYPAFVFVFLAAMIFSNEKLNRLVK; encoded by the coding sequence ATGGCAACACTTTTACTAATTATCATTTATATGGCTTTTATTAGCTTGGGATTACCAGATTCAATGCTAGGGGCTGCTTGGCCAGCAATGCGTATTGATTTAGCTATGCCAATGGCTGGAGCGGGTTTAATATCCATGATTATATCAGGAGGAACTATTGTCTCTAGTATGTTATGTGGAAAATTGCTTAATAAGCTAGGTACTGCTAAGCTTGTTACTATAAGTGTTTTTATGACGGCTATTGCGTTATTTGGTTTTGCGTTTAATAAAAATTACATATGGCTTTGTATAATGGGTATTCCTTTAGGACTTGGTGCGGGTTCAGTTGATTCTGCATTAAATAATTTTGTGGCTTTACATTATTCTGCAAGGCATATGAGTTGGCTTCACTGTTTTTGGGGAATTGGTGCTACAACAGGGCCAATAATTATGTCTGCTTCTATTGCAAAAAATGGTTTATGGCAAAAAGGATATTTTACTGTTGCAGTTATACAGATCAGTTTAGTAGGTATTTTAGTGCTTTCCCTTCCTCTATGGAAGAGATTTCAAAGTAGCAGTGGGGAAGAAAATACAATTCAGAATAGTGAGCAAAATGTATTCAAGATACGTGGAGTAGGCTATTCACTTCTAAGCTTCTTCTTTTATTGTGCAATTGAGACTACGACAGGGTTATGGGGAGCCAGCTATCTAGTAAACACAAAAGGGGTATCTGCAGATGTAGCAGCTGGCTGGATATCTATATACTATTTTGGAATTACAATAGGAAGGTTTATTAATGGATTTGTAACTACAAAATTAAGCAACAATGCATTGATTAGAGTCGGGCAAATTATTATAGGGCTTGGAGCATTGCTGCTGTTAGGATTTAATAACAGCTATATTAGCTTAATTGGATTTATTTTGATAGGAACTGGCTGTGCTCCTATTTTTCCATCAATGCTGCATGAGACTCCAGTGCGTTTTGGGAAAAATAATTCTAGCAGATTGATGGGGCTTCAAATGGCATTTGCATATATGGGAACCACTTTTATACCACCAATTTTGGGATTATTGCTTGGTGTAATAGATATTTGGTTCTATCCTGCGTTTGTTTTTGTATTTCTGGCAGCTATGATTTTCAGTAACGAAAAGCTTAACAGGCTTGTGAAGTAA
- the purD gene encoding phosphoribosylamine--glycine ligase, which translates to MKVLVVGGGGREHTLVWKLSQSPKVSELNCAPGNGGISKLATCVDIKATDIDGIVNYSKENKMDLVVVAPDDPLAAGMVDKLNEAGIRAFGPVKDAAIIEGSKAFAKNLMKKYNIPTADYNVFENCSDALRYIDECGAPIVVKADGLALGKGVIIAKAVEEAKAAVNGMMNDKLFGNAGNKVVIEEFIEGPEVSILAFTDGKTIVPMVSSQDHKRVFDNDQGPNTGGMGTFSPSPLYDEKLADYCMKEIFVPTIEAMNKEGRKFKGVLYFGLMITKDGPKVLEYNARFGDPETQVVIPRLKTDLLEIFEAIIDEKLADINIEWDDNAAVCVVAASGGYPGKYPTGLEIKGLDAAQADSSTIVFHAGTSYNDGKFYTAGGRVLGVTAVEKTMDMAINKAYAGIEKISFEGMHYRKDIGRK; encoded by the coding sequence ATGAAGGTATTAGTGGTTGGTGGTGGCGGAAGAGAGCATACTCTAGTATGGAAACTATCTCAAAGTCCCAAAGTTAGCGAATTGAATTGTGCCCCTGGAAACGGTGGCATTTCAAAGCTTGCTACATGTGTTGATATTAAAGCAACTGATATAGATGGAATAGTTAATTACTCAAAAGAAAATAAAATGGATTTAGTTGTGGTAGCACCTGATGACCCACTTGCAGCAGGCATGGTTGACAAGCTTAATGAAGCTGGAATCAGAGCATTTGGACCTGTAAAGGATGCTGCTATTATCGAAGGAAGTAAGGCTTTTGCAAAGAATTTAATGAAAAAATACAACATACCAACAGCTGACTACAATGTGTTTGAAAATTGCAGTGATGCCCTTCGTTATATTGATGAATGCGGTGCTCCAATAGTAGTCAAAGCAGATGGTCTAGCATTAGGTAAAGGTGTTATTATCGCAAAAGCAGTTGAAGAAGCAAAAGCTGCTGTAAATGGGATGATGAACGATAAGCTATTTGGAAACGCTGGCAATAAAGTGGTTATTGAAGAATTTATTGAAGGGCCAGAGGTTTCTATTTTAGCATTTACAGATGGCAAAACTATTGTTCCTATGGTATCTTCTCAGGACCATAAGCGTGTATTTGATAATGACCAAGGGCCAAACACAGGTGGAATGGGAACTTTTTCACCAAGTCCATTATATGATGAAAAGCTTGCTGACTACTGCATGAAGGAAATTTTCGTTCCAACAATTGAGGCAATGAATAAAGAAGGACGTAAGTTCAAAGGCGTATTATACTTTGGATTAATGATAACAAAGGATGGTCCAAAGGTTCTGGAATACAATGCAAGATTTGGTGACCCTGAGACACAGGTGGTTATTCCAAGATTAAAGACAGACTTGTTAGAAATATTTGAAGCAATTATTGATGAAAAGCTTGCAGACATCAATATAGAGTGGGACGACAATGCAGCTGTTTGCGTTGTAGCTGCATCAGGAGGATATCCCGGGAAATATCCTACAGGCCTAGAAATAAAAGGTCTTGATGCTGCACAGGCAGATAGCAGCACAATTGTATTCCATGCTGGTACTTCATATAATGATGGAAAATTCTATACTGCTGGTGGAAGAGTATTAGGAGTTACAGCGGTAGAGAAGACAATGGATATGGCTATAAATAAAGCATATGCCGGTATTGAAAAAATCAGCTTTGAAGGAATGCATTACAGAAAAGATATTGGAAGAAAGTAA
- the purM gene encoding phosphoribosylformylglycinamidine cyclo-ligase, with the protein MTTYKDAGVDVEAGYQSVKLMKDHVKRTFRPEVMTELGGFGGLFSLDKSKYEEPVLVSGTDGVGTKLKMAFLLDKHDTVGIDCVAMCVNDVVCSGAEPLFFLDYIAVGKNYPEKVAEIVKGVAEGCVMAGCSLIGGETAEMPGFYPVDEYDLAGFTVGIVDKKKIIDGKNIKAGDKLIGLASSGIHSNGYSLVRKLINPTESNLKEYVEKLGCTLGEELIKPTRIYVKTILDLIKKFEIKGISHITGGGFIENIPRMVPEGLRVKIQKGTWPVLPIFDLLKSLGNMNDRDIYNTFNMGIGMVLAVDADKADEITAYLKSVGEEAFIIGSIIEGEAGVDLC; encoded by the coding sequence ATGACCACTTACAAAGATGCAGGCGTTGATGTAGAAGCAGGTTACCAATCAGTTAAACTGATGAAAGACCATGTTAAACGCACATTTAGACCAGAGGTAATGACAGAATTAGGCGGATTTGGAGGACTATTTAGTTTAGACAAATCAAAATATGAGGAGCCAGTTTTAGTTTCTGGTACAGATGGAGTTGGTACAAAGCTTAAAATGGCTTTCCTATTGGATAAGCATGATACAGTTGGTATAGACTGTGTTGCAATGTGTGTAAATGATGTTGTATGCAGTGGGGCAGAGCCATTGTTCTTTTTAGATTATATCGCTGTTGGAAAAAATTATCCTGAAAAGGTTGCTGAGATTGTAAAAGGTGTTGCCGAAGGCTGTGTTATGGCAGGTTGCTCATTGATAGGTGGAGAAACTGCTGAAATGCCAGGTTTTTATCCAGTAGATGAATATGATTTGGCTGGTTTTACGGTTGGAATTGTTGATAAGAAAAAAATAATTGACGGAAAAAATATAAAAGCTGGAGATAAGTTAATTGGACTTGCTTCTTCTGGAATTCACAGCAATGGATACTCATTGGTTAGAAAGCTTATCAATCCAACAGAATCCAACTTAAAAGAGTATGTTGAAAAGCTTGGCTGTACTTTAGGTGAGGAATTAATTAAGCCAACTAGAATATATGTAAAAACAATACTTGATTTAATAAAGAAATTTGAGATAAAAGGAATTTCACACATAACAGGCGGTGGATTTATTGAGAACATTCCAAGAATGGTTCCAGAAGGTTTAAGGGTTAAAATTCAAAAGGGAACTTGGCCAGTACTTCCAATATTTGATTTGCTAAAGAGTTTAGGAAATATGAATGACAGAGATATTTACAACACCTTTAACATGGGTATTGGTATGGTTTTGGCTGTAGATGCAGACAAAGCTGATGAAATAACAGCATATTTAAAATCAGTTGGAGAAGAAGCCTTCATTATTGGTTCTATTATTGAAGGTGAAGCAGGTGTGGACTTATGTTAA
- the purF gene encoding amidophosphoribosyltransferase, which translates to MCDFGQCLQCNNLDCFDERMDKMHEECGIFGVYSLDDKELDVAGMTYYGLYSLQHRGQESAGIAVSDSETIVYHKDMGLVPEIFDKVVLNHLKGTMAVGHVRYSTTGASRHENAQPIVVRSRNGQIALAHNGNIVNAAELREEMEQCGTIFQTTNDTEVLINLITKHSISTNILEEAVQKMMLDVNGSYGLILMTANKMLGVRDPYGIRPLCIGKTSTSYVIASESCALDAVNAEFIRDIEPGEIVVIENNEIRSIKSFNKKDTRLCIFEFVYFARPDSIIDGASVQQSRYEAGKRLAIEHPVEADIVIGVPDSGLSAALGYSRQSGIPYGEGIVKNRYVGRTFIQPSQGMREMAVRIKHNAIKQTIQGKRVVIIDDSIVRGTTTRRIVQILKKAGAKEVHMRVSSPPLKYPCYFGIDISSRKELVANKLSIDEIREMICADTLGYLSLEGLLETPIGAKCGFCAACLTGDYPIDVPEEGDKFSCGC; encoded by the coding sequence ATGTGTGATTTTGGGCAATGCTTACAATGTAACAATTTAGACTGCTTTGATGAACGAATGGATAAAATGCACGAAGAGTGCGGAATATTTGGTGTGTATTCATTAGATGACAAAGAATTAGATGTAGCAGGTATGACATATTACGGATTGTACTCGCTCCAGCATAGAGGTCAGGAGAGCGCTGGAATTGCTGTAAGTGACAGTGAAACTATCGTATATCACAAGGACATGGGCTTAGTTCCAGAAATATTTGATAAGGTTGTATTGAATCACTTGAAAGGAACTATGGCAGTTGGTCATGTTAGGTACTCAACAACCGGTGCAAGCAGACATGAAAATGCACAACCGATAGTTGTCAGATCAAGAAATGGTCAAATTGCTCTTGCGCATAATGGAAACATTGTTAATGCTGCAGAACTCAGAGAGGAAATGGAGCAATGCGGAACTATTTTTCAAACTACAAATGATACAGAGGTTTTAATAAATCTCATAACAAAACATAGCATTTCTACAAATATCCTAGAAGAAGCAGTTCAAAAAATGATGTTAGATGTTAATGGTTCCTATGGATTGATTTTAATGACAGCTAACAAAATGTTAGGAGTAAGAGATCCTTATGGAATAAGACCATTATGTATCGGAAAAACATCAACCTCTTATGTTATAGCATCTGAATCCTGTGCATTAGATGCTGTTAATGCTGAATTTATCAGAGATATTGAGCCTGGGGAAATTGTTGTAATTGAGAACAATGAAATTAGGTCGATTAAGTCATTTAATAAAAAAGATACAAGATTATGTATATTTGAGTTTGTTTATTTTGCTAGGCCTGATAGCATAATAGATGGTGCTAGTGTTCAGCAATCCAGATATGAGGCAGGAAAAAGATTAGCAATTGAGCATCCTGTTGAGGCAGATATAGTAATTGGAGTACCTGATTCAGGACTTTCAGCGGCATTAGGCTATTCGAGACAGTCAGGGATCCCTTATGGAGAGGGTATTGTCAAAAATAGATATGTTGGAAGAACATTTATTCAACCAAGTCAGGGTATGAGAGAAATGGCTGTTAGAATTAAGCACAATGCTATTAAACAGACAATTCAAGGTAAGAGAGTAGTAATTATTGATGATTCTATTGTTCGAGGCACAACTACAAGACGAATAGTTCAAATACTTAAAAAGGCAGGAGCAAAAGAGGTACATATGAGAGTTAGTTCACCTCCTCTTAAATACCCATGTTATTTTGGAATTGATATTTCTTCAAGGAAAGAACTTGTTGCAAATAAACTTTCTATAGATGAAATAAGAGAAATGATTTGTGCCGATACATTGGGTTATTTAAGCTTAGAAGGGCTATTAGAAACACCTATAGGTGCAAAATGCGGATTCTGTGCGGCTTGTCTGACAGGGGATTATCCTATAGATGTTCCTGAAGAAGGAGATAAATTCAGTTGTGGCTGTTAA